One stretch of Chryseobacterium scophthalmum DNA includes these proteins:
- a CDS encoding Lrp/AsnC family transcriptional regulator translates to MNYQLDEIDKKILDFLVENTRMPFTEIAKQMDVSAGTIHVRVKKMEDAGIILGSSLNLDYGKLDYHFTAFIGILLTKSNRTQEVLKELGTIPNVIEASVISGKYNIFCKVRAKNTNDAKRIIYQIDDIQDVMRTESMISMEEFLSDKNRLINAISI, encoded by the coding sequence ATGAACTATCAACTGGACGAAATAGACAAGAAAATTCTTGATTTCTTAGTAGAAAACACAAGAATGCCTTTTACAGAAATTGCTAAGCAGATGGATGTTTCTGCGGGTACAATTCACGTAAGAGTGAAGAAAATGGAAGATGCAGGTATTATTTTAGGATCATCTCTTAATCTTGATTATGGTAAACTAGATTACCATTTCACAGCTTTTATCGGAATTCTTTTAACAAAATCAAACCGTACGCAAGAGGTTTTGAAAGAGTTAGGAACAATTCCAAACGTTATCGAAGCAAGTGTTATCTCTGGAAAATACAACATTTTCTGCAAGGTAAGAGCTAAAAATACAAACGACGCAAAAAGAATCATCTATCAGATTGACGATATTCAGGACGTAATGAGAACTGAATCTATGATCTCTATGGAAGAATTCTTAAGCGATAAAAACAGGTTGATCAACGCAATCTCAATTTAA
- a CDS encoding transketolase family protein, with translation MKYTYTEKKDTRSGFGAGLAELADKNPNVVALCADLIGSLKMEKFIEKAPERFYQVGIAEANMMGLAAGLSITGKIPFTGTFANFSTSRVYDQIRQSIAYSDKNVKICASHAGLTLGEDGATHQVLEDIGMMKMLPGMTVINPCDYNQTKAATLAIADHHGPVYLRFGRPTVPVFIPEDMPFEIGKGILLQEGTDVTIVATGHLVWESLVAADELEKEGISCEVINIHTIKPLDEEIILKSVEKTGKIVTAEEHNYLGGLGESVAGMLARKRPTRQEFVAVNDTFGESATPAELMKKYKIDSAAVKEAVKRILA, from the coding sequence ATGAAATATACATATACAGAAAAAAAAGATACACGTTCAGGTTTTGGGGCTGGTTTAGCTGAATTGGCTGATAAAAACCCAAATGTAGTTGCATTGTGTGCAGATCTTATCGGTTCTTTGAAAATGGAAAAATTCATCGAAAAAGCTCCTGAAAGATTTTACCAAGTTGGTATCGCAGAAGCAAATATGATGGGTCTTGCTGCAGGTTTAAGCATCACGGGAAAAATTCCTTTTACCGGAACTTTTGCTAACTTCTCTACATCAAGAGTGTATGACCAAATTCGTCAGTCAATTGCATATTCAGATAAAAATGTAAAAATTTGTGCTTCTCACGCAGGTCTTACTTTAGGAGAAGACGGAGCAACACACCAGGTTTTAGAAGACATCGGGATGATGAAAATGCTTCCTGGAATGACGGTAATTAATCCTTGTGACTACAACCAGACAAAAGCTGCAACATTGGCAATTGCAGACCACCACGGTCCTGTATATTTAAGATTTGGTAGACCAACTGTTCCTGTATTCATTCCGGAAGATATGCCTTTCGAAATCGGAAAAGGAATTCTTTTGCAAGAAGGAACTGATGTAACGATTGTTGCAACAGGTCACTTAGTTTGGGAATCTTTGGTTGCTGCAGATGAATTAGAGAAAGAAGGGATTTCTTGTGAAGTAATCAACATTCATACAATTAAACCTTTAGACGAAGAAATCATCTTAAAATCTGTTGAAAAGACAGGTAAAATTGTAACTGCTGAAGAACATAATTACTTAGGTGGATTAGGTGAATCAGTTGCAGGAATGTTGGCAAGAAAAAGACCTACAAGACAGGAATTTGTTGCGGTTAACGATACTTTCGGAGAATCTGCTACACCAGCTGAATTAATGAAAAAATATAAAATTGACTCTGCTGCTGTAAAAGAAGCGGTGAAAAGAATTTTAGCATAA
- a CDS encoding transketolase, with translation MSKSIEELKSLTTQIRRDILRMVHAVNSGHPGGSLGCTEYFTALYGKVMNYNLPFTMEGKNEDHFYLSNGHISPVFYSTLARFDFFPVDELKTFRKLDSRLQGHPTTHEGLEGVRIASGSLGQGLSVALGVAQGKKLDGDTSLVYSLHGDGELQEGQIWEALMYAAANKVDNIISTIDYNGQQIDGSTENVLSLGNLHAKLESFGWTVLEEKNGNDLEAVIAILELAKTETGKGKPVVIILHTEMGAGVDFMMGTHAWHGKAPNDEQLDTAFKQLYLEAPADY, from the coding sequence ATGAGTAAAAGTATTGAAGAGCTGAAATCTCTTACAACACAAATCAGAAGAGACATTTTAAGAATGGTTCACGCTGTAAATTCAGGGCATCCAGGTGGAAGTTTGGGCTGTACTGAGTACTTCACAGCATTGTATGGTAAAGTAATGAACTACAATCTTCCTTTCACAATGGAAGGTAAAAATGAAGATCACTTCTATCTTTCAAACGGACATATTTCGCCAGTTTTCTATTCTACATTGGCTAGATTCGACTTCTTTCCGGTGGACGAATTGAAAACTTTCAGAAAATTAGATTCAAGATTGCAAGGTCACCCAACCACTCACGAAGGTTTGGAAGGAGTAAGAATTGCTTCTGGATCTCTAGGACAAGGTCTTTCTGTAGCTTTAGGTGTTGCACAGGGGAAAAAATTAGATGGTGATACCTCTTTGGTTTACTCTCTTCACGGAGATGGAGAATTGCAGGAAGGACAGATCTGGGAAGCTTTGATGTATGCTGCAGCAAACAAAGTAGACAACATTATTTCTACCATCGATTACAACGGACAGCAAATTGACGGAAGCACAGAAAATGTACTTTCATTAGGAAATCTTCATGCAAAACTGGAATCTTTCGGATGGACAGTTTTGGAAGAGAAAAACGGTAACGATCTTGAAGCTGTAATTGCAATTTTAGAATTAGCAAAAACTGAAACAGGAAAAGGAAAACCAGTAGTAATTATCCTTCATACAGAAATGGGAGCTGGTGTAGATTTCATGATGGGAACTCACGCTTGGCACGGAAAAGCTCCAAATGACGAGCAATTGGATACTGCTTTCAAACAATTGTATTTAGAAGCTCCAGCTGATTATTAA
- a CDS encoding sodium:solute symporter encodes MNSGTILLLFVFVYFIGLLVISYFTSRNSDNQSFFIGNKKSKWWLVAFGMIGTSLSGVTFISVPGTVGKMTGSEYIFGGFEYYMMVIGFFIGYFIVAAILLPLYYKMNLTSIYTYLGKRFNVEAHKIGSVFFIVSRAIGATARLYLVVNVLQIFLLEGLGVPFWVTALALLLMVLLYTFEGGVKTIVITDTLQTSFMIISLIACIIYILSNLNLSFGEAYTILEQKNYTHFINFDPNSKTFFLKTILGGIFITIAMTGLDQEMMQKNISVDNLQNSKKNMLTFAGTLLFVNLAFLFLGGLLYLFALQNGAEYSQITNMVDGKEVVSNIFGFKDAAGNIKNVMGDDLFPSLSLQGHFPMIISVIFIIGLISALFPSADGALTAVTSSYCVDLLNLNEDKSKTEKEKKRLRMKVHLIFTVVFFILIMVFKAMNDKSIVYLIMEIAGYTYGPLLGLFAFGIFTKFKISKKYSILSVTLLAPVITYLINLAVTTYTDYRIGVELIILNGLLTFIGLWLVKNKNYLKVV; translated from the coding sequence ATGAATTCCGGAACTATACTTTTGCTATTTGTTTTTGTTTATTTCATTGGTCTTTTGGTGATCTCTTATTTTACGAGCCGAAATTCTGATAACCAATCTTTTTTCATTGGAAACAAAAAAAGTAAATGGTGGCTCGTTGCTTTCGGGATGATCGGAACCAGCTTAAGTGGAGTTACGTTTATTTCCGTTCCTGGAACGGTCGGTAAAATGACCGGAAGCGAATATATTTTCGGCGGCTTTGAATATTACATGATGGTGATCGGGTTCTTCATCGGTTATTTTATTGTGGCAGCAATATTACTTCCACTCTATTATAAGATGAATCTGACCTCGATCTACACCTATTTAGGAAAAAGATTCAATGTAGAAGCACACAAAATTGGTTCTGTATTTTTCATCGTTTCAAGAGCAATCGGAGCGACGGCAAGATTATATTTGGTAGTCAATGTTTTACAGATATTTTTATTGGAAGGTTTAGGCGTTCCGTTTTGGGTAACCGCTTTGGCGCTTCTATTAATGGTGCTTTTGTATACTTTTGAAGGCGGTGTAAAAACGATCGTCATTACCGATACATTGCAGACTTCGTTTATGATCATCAGTTTAATTGCATGTATTATTTACATTTTATCCAATTTAAATTTATCTTTTGGCGAAGCTTACACGATCTTAGAACAGAAAAATTATACTCATTTCATCAATTTTGATCCGAATTCCAAGACATTTTTCCTCAAAACTATTTTAGGCGGAATTTTTATTACCATCGCAATGACCGGATTGGATCAGGAAATGATGCAGAAAAATATCTCAGTTGACAATCTTCAGAATTCAAAGAAAAACATGTTAACTTTTGCGGGAACTTTGCTTTTTGTAAATCTTGCATTTCTATTTTTAGGAGGTTTGCTTTATCTTTTTGCTTTACAAAATGGGGCAGAATATTCTCAAATCACAAATATGGTAGATGGAAAAGAAGTCGTTTCTAATATTTTTGGATTCAAAGATGCTGCAGGAAATATCAAGAACGTAATGGGCGACGATTTATTCCCATCTTTATCTCTTCAAGGGCATTTTCCAATGATCATTTCGGTCATCTTTATTATTGGGTTAATTTCCGCTTTATTCCCTTCTGCGGATGGAGCTTTAACGGCGGTGACTAGTTCATATTGCGTTGACCTTTTAAATCTTAATGAAGACAAAAGCAAAACTGAAAAAGAGAAAAAACGCTTGAGAATGAAAGTTCACTTGATCTTTACGGTTGTTTTCTTTATTTTAATTATGGTTTTCAAAGCAATGAATGACAAGTCGATTGTTTATTTAATCATGGAAATCGCTGGTTACACGTACGGACCTCTTTTAGGACTTTTTGCCTTCGGAATTTTCACCAAATTTAAAATTTCAAAAAAATATTCAATTCTTTCCGTAACGCTTTTGGCTCCCGTTATTACTTATCTTATTAATTTAGCTGTAACAACTTATACAGATTATCGAATTGGCGTAGAACTGATTATTCTTAACGGATTACTAACTTTCATTGGATTGTGGCTGGTGAAGAATAAAAATTATTTGAAAGTAGTTTAG
- a CDS encoding GNAT family N-acetyltransferase, with translation MIDVKQNNDEKHGSFEALIDGRRAGLMTYTWAGEDRFIIDHTEVEEAYNGKGVGKEMLIKAVEFARENGKKIIPLCPFAKATFQKNEDLRDVL, from the coding sequence ATGATAGACGTAAAACAAAACAACGACGAAAAACACGGAAGCTTTGAAGCATTGATCGATGGAAGAAGAGCGGGATTAATGACCTATACTTGGGCAGGTGAAGACCGATTCATCATCGATCACACCGAAGTTGAAGAAGCCTACAACGGAAAAGGTGTAGGAAAAGAAATGCTGATAAAAGCGGTAGAATTTGCAAGAGAAAATGGTAAAAAGATTATTCCTCTTTGTCCGTTTGCAAAAGCAACTTTCCAGAAAAACGAAGACTTGCGTGATGTTTTATAA
- a CDS encoding OsmC family protein: protein MAVTVKASLGKTKYYTEVVAGENSLITDEPIDKGGQNKGFNPFEILATSLASCTAATLRMYIERKEWDVEKIDVEVELENFPLTKLAVFKRNISFEGNDLSEEQLKRLHTIADACPVHKMLNNEIEIQTKFS from the coding sequence ATGGCTGTAACTGTAAAAGCTAGTTTAGGCAAAACAAAATATTACACGGAAGTTGTCGCAGGCGAAAACAGTCTGATCACTGACGAACCCATCGACAAAGGCGGACAAAACAAGGGGTTTAATCCTTTTGAAATTCTTGCAACTTCTTTGGCAAGCTGTACTGCAGCCACTTTAAGAATGTACATCGAGAGAAAAGAATGGGACGTTGAAAAAATCGACGTAGAAGTAGAACTGGAAAATTTTCCTTTAACAAAATTAGCAGTTTTTAAAAGAAACATTAGTTTTGAAGGAAATGATTTGAGTGAAGAACAACTGAAAAGGCTTCACACCATTGCAGATGCTTGTCCGGTACACAAAATGTTAAATAACGAAATAGAAATACAAACCAAATTTTCTTAA
- a CDS encoding NADPH-dependent FMN reductase, with protein sequence MKILAFAGSTSSTSINRELVKFVLKNFQEHEINLIDLNDFTMPVFSVDLEKKGFPDEAHNFLKQFEECDVIICSLAEHNRSYSAAFKNVFDWASRINVKVFQNKPMFLMSTSPGGYGGGNVMNTAKTFFPQFAAEVKETFSLPKFYENFDLESGVINPEMLNDLNNKIESFKNQIA encoded by the coding sequence ATGAAAATATTAGCATTTGCAGGAAGTACTTCTTCCACATCTATCAACAGAGAGCTGGTAAAATTTGTTCTGAAAAACTTTCAGGAACACGAGATTAATTTAATCGATCTTAATGATTTCACGATGCCTGTATTTTCTGTTGATCTTGAAAAGAAAGGTTTTCCGGATGAAGCGCATAATTTTTTAAAGCAATTTGAAGAATGCGATGTCATTATCTGTTCTTTAGCAGAGCATAACCGTTCTTATTCGGCGGCTTTTAAAAATGTATTCGACTGGGCTTCGAGGATCAATGTAAAAGTTTTTCAAAATAAACCGATGTTTTTGATGAGTACTTCTCCGGGAGGTTATGGCGGTGGAAATGTAATGAATACTGCAAAAACTTTCTTCCCGCAGTTTGCTGCAGAGGTAAAAGAAACTTTTTCATTACCTAAATTTTACGAAAATTTCGATTTGGAAAGCGGAGTTATCAATCCTGAAATGCTGAACGATTTAAATAATAAAATAGAAAGTTTTAAAAATCAGATTGCTTAA
- the blaCPS gene encoding CPS family subclass B3 metallo-beta-lactamase, which yields MKNLTLLFLLCLSFFGTAQTVTEPKNNPAEWSKDYEPFKIVGNLYYVGTYDLASYLIVTDKGNILINTGLADSYSTIKKNIEKLGFKYKDIKILTLTQAHYDHMGAMAQIKKETGAKLYVDEKDASELKSGGKSDYEMGKYGVTFEPVHPDLLLKNNAKIKLGNSVLTLLHHPGHTKGSCSFLFETKEGNKNYKVLIANLPSIIIDHKFSDVKKYPTIQKDYGYTFEAMKKINFDVWVASHASQFDLHKKRKEGDPYNPKLFMDKENYFKRLKELENDYLEKVKEDSAKK from the coding sequence ATGAAAAACCTGACACTTTTATTTTTACTATGTCTATCTTTTTTTGGAACTGCACAAACCGTAACAGAGCCTAAAAATAATCCGGCAGAATGGTCAAAAGATTACGAACCTTTCAAAATTGTGGGTAATTTGTATTATGTAGGAACTTACGATCTTGCATCTTATCTCATCGTGACCGATAAAGGCAATATTTTGATCAACACAGGTTTGGCAGATTCTTATTCTACCATTAAAAAAAATATCGAAAAGTTGGGTTTTAAGTATAAAGACATTAAAATTCTTACCTTAACGCAGGCTCATTATGATCACATGGGAGCAATGGCTCAAATAAAAAAAGAGACCGGTGCAAAACTTTATGTTGACGAAAAAGATGCTTCAGAACTTAAAAGTGGTGGGAAATCTGACTACGAAATGGGAAAATACGGAGTAACTTTCGAACCTGTACATCCTGATCTTCTTTTAAAAAATAATGCTAAAATAAAATTGGGAAATTCAGTATTAACCTTACTTCATCATCCCGGTCATACAAAAGGATCTTGCAGTTTTTTATTTGAAACCAAAGAAGGAAATAAAAACTATAAAGTTTTGATCGCCAATTTACCTTCAATTATTATTGACCATAAATTCTCGGATGTAAAGAAATATCCTACTATTCAAAAAGATTATGGATATACTTTTGAAGCGATGAAAAAAATAAATTTCGATGTTTGGGTAGCTTCACATGCAAGTCAGTTTGATCTTCATAAAAAGCGAAAAGAAGGAGATCCTTACAACCCAAAGTTGTTTATGGATAAAGAAAATTATTTTAAAAGGCTTAAAGAACTGGAAAACGATTATCTGGAAAAAGTAAAAGAAGATTCAGCGAAAAAATAA
- a CDS encoding pirin family protein, with protein sequence MSNIGLILEEKSADIGNFLVGRLLPFREKRAVGPFVFIDHMGPAELKDYQNLDVPPHPHIGLSTLTYLLEGSIFHRDSIGSALEIKPGAVNWMTAGKGVVHSERTPEYLRNTDKKLHGFQIWVGLPKHLEQSEPTFHHIEANELPVWEDGDIQYKLIAGEAFDKRSPVPVHSKLFFIEIKTKTAQKISIGKDLYGEAAMYVLDGTVNIEDNSYGSKQLLIAKNTQLCEFEMSENGTVYLFGGEPFDEERFIFWNFVNSDKEIIDEAKVNWNDQNHDAFPLVPGDEEEYVPLPKAILNRK encoded by the coding sequence ATGTCAAATATCGGACTTATATTAGAAGAAAAATCCGCAGATATCGGAAACTTTTTAGTGGGAAGATTATTGCCTTTCCGTGAAAAAAGAGCGGTTGGTCCTTTCGTTTTTATCGATCACATGGGACCTGCAGAATTAAAAGATTATCAGAATCTTGATGTTCCGCCACATCCACACATTGGTCTTTCTACTTTAACCTATCTTTTAGAAGGATCTATTTTTCACAGAGACAGCATTGGAAGCGCTCTTGAAATAAAACCGGGCGCTGTGAACTGGATGACTGCCGGAAAAGGCGTGGTACACTCAGAAAGAACTCCTGAATATTTAAGGAATACAGATAAAAAACTTCATGGTTTTCAAATTTGGGTAGGTCTTCCAAAACATTTGGAACAAAGCGAACCTACTTTTCATCATATTGAAGCCAACGAACTTCCTGTTTGGGAAGATGGCGACATTCAGTATAAATTGATTGCTGGTGAAGCTTTCGATAAAAGATCTCCCGTTCCAGTTCACAGTAAATTATTTTTTATCGAAATTAAAACTAAAACTGCACAGAAGATCAGCATCGGAAAAGATCTTTACGGTGAAGCAGCGATGTATGTTTTAGACGGAACGGTAAATATTGAAGATAATTCTTACGGTTCAAAACAATTGCTGATCGCCAAAAACACGCAACTTTGTGAGTTTGAAATGAGTGAAAACGGAACCGTTTATCTTTTCGGAGGCGAACCTTTTGATGAAGAACGTTTCATTTTCTGGAATTTTGTAAATTCAGACAAAGAAATAATTGACGAAGCAAAAGTAAACTGGAATGACCAGAATCACGATGCTTTTCCTTTGGTTCCCGGAGATGAAGAGGAATATGTTCCGCTTCCTAAAGCCATTTTAAACAGAAAATAA
- a CDS encoding GNAT family N-acetyltransferase, protein MKPEFENIPLVKNEDKKRFEIEVNGHFAFIDYKETSQRFALIHTEAEPELAGTGAAAAVVEKTLIYIEESGKKLLPFCPYVFAYIKKNPDWKRIVDEKFEGYDKL, encoded by the coding sequence ATGAAACCAGAATTTGAAAACATTCCATTAGTAAAAAACGAAGATAAAAAGAGATTTGAGATCGAAGTAAACGGTCATTTTGCTTTTATCGATTATAAAGAAACAAGTCAGCGATTCGCTTTAATTCATACAGAAGCTGAGCCGGAATTAGCAGGAACCGGAGCTGCCGCTGCAGTCGTTGAAAAAACGTTGATCTATATTGAAGAAAGTGGCAAAAAGCTGCTTCCGTTTTGTCCATATGTTTTTGCATACATCAAAAAAAATCCAGATTGGAAACGTATTGTAGACGAAAAATTTGAAGGCTACGATAAACTTTAA